Genomic DNA from Magnolia sinica isolate HGM2019 chromosome 4, MsV1, whole genome shotgun sequence:
GGTCTTAAACACCACAATATACCCGGGGATGCACCGAAACCGCACCCAAGAGCTACGGCAGAAGTTCCACGCGCTTAGTTCATATCATGGGCTTTCACGCTATTCGTTGCAACCAAACGCGTACCCTAAACTAATATTATTAAAGGATATGGGAAGGAGTTTAAACCAAAGAGTAAAATGCACTTGATTAATGTTCCAGTGGGCTATGCATCGGAACCTCACCATGCACATAGTCGATTGATCTGTTTGCATCCACATCACCTATCTGACCGTCCATTAGATCCAATCTGCTCTTTATTAGCATCAGACGATCCAAAGCGTCCAGTCAATGGCTTGTAAAGATTGATGGACAAGATTGTTCATTAAAGAGGTGAAGCCTTTATGGTTGGAGACCTACTTATAGTTCATCACAATTCAAATAAATGATGGTAACTCTTCCACCCTCCACGtgacataaatctcaggtagtCCAAACGCTGACATAGCCTCCACTGAAAAAGCATCAGATGCACCCTGTCAGAAGTGGTCCAGTAGCTAAAAGGCCAAAACCATCAACCTAGAGGAATCTTTGATTTTCATTGCAGGACCTGCATTTGATAGGCACAAATGACACTTTTGCATCCTGCCGTTGCAGACAATCTGCGCCTATCCAAATCTATGAATAAACCGTAAGATGATAGCAACCCAATGCTATCATCTCTGTCCTCAAAGAGTTCGTACACTCAACGTTGTCTTTAAAGcattaattgaatggttaagatttcTTGATGAGAGGACCCGCAAGTTTTACAAAACCATACTGAATTGTGACCATCCAAACCAGTTTCAAAACGTGAAACAAAATGTAAGATGATAGCAACCATCTGTCTGTCCTTACAAGAGTTCTTACACTCAACATTGTCTTTCAAGtatgaatgaatggttaagatttctTGATGAGAGCAACCTGCAAGTTTTCCAAAACTAGACTGAATTGTGACTATCCAAACCAGCTTCACCCCATCATCAGGGCTATCCCATCAGGGGCCTCAGCCCCTTTAGGGATGTGATCCATCCAGGATATTTCTTACAGTTTGGGTGGTCTGGATAGATGTACATGAATGCTGCATGTGGGAAGTCACTATTTTCAAAGTGAAGGTAAAACATCACAGGATTAGCCTAAACAGAAATATACTATCTCATTGAAAAAACGAGGTAGGAGATCAACAGTACATTGCATTGAAAATCCAGTGACCAATACAACACAAAACCCAGCAATCGCATTGAAAATCTGGTGACTAACACAACACAACCCAACAATCCCATTGCATGCATATGAATTCAATACAGAAGCCAGAAATTCCCCTTCGCATACAGCTGATTCCAGATGGCAGATAGTCAACTACCCACTTTTATTAATTGATACAGACTGCGACATTTTTTTTGTGAAATAGCAGCAGTCAGATTTATAGAGGCCTTGCTAATGGTACAGGATTGTACAAGGCAGCCTATCTACACACCAAACATGGTCcagattgggtcccatcacagcCGCATCCTTGTGCCATGTGGGCATGGATGGGCAATATGGGATTAGCAAACTCATATTTGTTATACAACAATATGAGAAATGTACACATGCACGAACAAAGTTCTTTCTAGCACAGGCTCAACACCTGCCTTACCTTGAGTGACTGACTGAGAAACTTTAATTTCTAGGAATAGAGTCTTAAGCGCGTCGTTATGGGCTTCCGGCAGATGGGGCATGTTGATAATGAGGCAGCACAGTCCTTGCAAGTCTTAAGACAGAAAATGGTTATTGTTGTCAGTTTCTGTTCTGTTGTTGAGCACTCCCAAGTGATGAGTTCATCAAAATAGTGATGTATAGGATGTAGCGATTAAGGCCATGTGTGAATAATGGGAAATGACCCACCTTTGTTCAAAAGGTGGAATGTGTACATTGAATAACTTGTGTGCACCATATTATAGCAGACAAATGTAACATGCATTGGACTtgagatccaaaacttcaatttgAATAGTCCATCTGGTCCAGCCAACTCTGCATGCGCCAcaaacaatcctagccatctgatatTACCCCCTTCTCTAATAACTACTTGCTTTGCAGGACACTAACCAGACCGATGGTTGGGATTGTCAAACAAAAGTGATTGTGGATAGCCTAGGCAATCAAAAGTGGGTCATCAGCTACGCAATCTGAGATGATGACTGGACTCTTCTTTGTCATAAGCAATGCAGACTGTCTATTTTGTAGGCCATCAATATGACGACTAAGGCTAGCTCATTGATGGGGTTTCGACATGGTCACCCGTCAGGGACAATCCACAGCAATGACCAGACCAGTCAGATGTCCAACACATGATTTTGGCACACACGAGTGATTCCATATCATTTCCTTGAATCATACATATTTATTTGTGTGCCTACATCAATATTTATAGGAGCGCTATGCTTATAAGTTGCATTTGAGTTGGCATAGGCTCAAAGAGATTCTTACCAAGTGGCCACATCCGAACGCCATGTCCTTTGGATTCGTCAAGCAAATGGGGCAAACCTTGAAGGGAATGGAAGTTTGTCAATGCCATGTACCAAACAAAGGACAGAAATTATATTATGGAGAACAGACAAATACCTGCTCTGTGGAAGTATTATGTGAGGTTGACTCAAAGTTTGTCATGTGTGGAATTGTGCTGCCTGCATTATCATGATCGATCACTTCATGTGGAGGAGGACGGGGCCCTGGGCCCGGCAACATTCCTCTTCGTTTTCTGTGGGATTAGAGGAATTGGGGTTCAAGTATTCTTCAAATCATGAAGTAGACAAGTAACAACCCATAAATATGTTCAAAGGGCTCATAGGGCATACCCCTGAAACTGGAGAGTTTGGGTGGCCCTGTACTGGAATGGGATTTCCATGAGTGCAGAAAGTGCAAATGCCGTTTCCTTCTTCGACATATCCTTATTCTCGGACATGATTTTTGTGAAATTTACAAACTGCACCAGCGCAATTGTTCACAAAGCAAGAAAGTTGCATTTGCGGgttatcaatgtatcgatatgCAGCATGAGGAAAAATGGTATATAATAATGGAACTAAATGAATAAGGTTGTTTCCAAGGAAAAAAATCCTAATAAAATGCTTGTCATGTGATACTGCAATGTCTTCCCATCAATACAAAATATTGCCCCTTTGACACATATAAATGAGGATGACCACACCAGCCCAGCATTTCTAAGGGCTGTGATGTGCTGATGTGCAAAGGTTTCTAtgaattacatcaagatgggtgggTCCTCTTGGTTCGAGAATCAACAGCATTACCACACTTATGGTTGATGGAAACCGATCGGATACCATAACGTGATACATGTCGGCCcgtatgcaaatttttttttgccagaatatgaaaaattggattaaatccgaaatattctaagcattccaaatatgattcatttataaattgcCGAGTTGAGCTGGTACTGCCACTCCGTTGATGAGAACTGAGAAACAAGAGTTTGCCCAAAACTTCTCCAGTGGATCTATCTACCTGGTGAGAACTTTGAAAAAATTCCAATCGACCTGGTGGTAGGCATATTCCATGTCAAATTTCAACACAACATTCTTGTCAAGGATTTTATTGTATATATCTCTAACGAGCTCTTGGGCTAAAGCAATATTTTTTTGCTATATTGTGACCTTGattgggggctagaaaagttttagattataCTGACTTATGAACcaattggattgaaaataaacttaagggtttaagaatttttaatggtgagcattctatcatcattattttctatgatgagatttggatattattaattttttgaatcctgacttaaaatgacgtggcaaaatggatggacgatatgggtaaaatatatacattacggggggccaataaacattaccgtgcgccctacgaattaattgtgaaaatcattatctctgctgctatttttggcgtggtccacatgatcgctggatataatttattttttggctggtgctctaaaatgatctctgaaaatagatgaacggtgtagatgtgataaatacatcaccgtggagcccatataactttgatctcctttgaactgttcgtacaactcggagcttgaggagtgtcagtgctcgtctttgcgtgacacgtacctacaactgctggaaataaaaagaaaaaaggagagagggaaacgaaaagaaaaacagagggaaagaaagaaaagaaaaaacgagggaaagggggaaagaagagattgagagagagagagaggaagaagaagaagaacaagaagaagagagagtgagagagagagaggaagaagaagaagaagaagaatactttTTTCTAAAATACCACAGTTCCTGACACTTAAAAGGTTACATTGGGTGACCCAAGAAGTTTGGAGTAGGCGAGATACTCTTCTGACCCAAAATCAATATCTGAAAAGTTTCAAGGTTGGACTTGATAGAGAATCATAGATTGAAACATATGTAAAATAACCAGAAAATACCGCACCAGAGAGCCCTTAGAAACTAACACccatggtataaaaaaaaaaataataataataaattaacaaCATGTTGTAGGAATAAATCACAAGGTATTAGTGATGAAAGAACTTAAAATAGGAGCTCAAACTTGTTACAGCGCTCACATAATAATTAAAAGAGGATGCACTACTGAACGTATATTACCTGGAAGTTATCAAATGCTCTTTGGGGAAGGTTATCATCAAAATGCTGCATTGCATCCCATGGGCCATCACCCACGCCGACCAAAATGATCGAGAGAGGAAATTGACTGTGTGAAATAGATGATTTAAGAAGTCATCAAGGAGACTACAGTCTTACAGAAGTCAAACCAATATGAATGCTTTACCTAGCTGCAACTATAGAATTTATGGTCGCTTGTTCTTGCGGACTAAAATTTCCAGGCCGTACATCAAGGTTCCTGGTAACCTATGTGTAATCATTGAAATAGAAAAATATCAAAGGCAATATGTGGAAGTTAAAAGAAAGCCATGATATAAAACGGACTTTCCAAACCTGCCCATCAGCAATGATTACAAGGACATGATATTGCCAATTGCTTCTCTCCACAATGTCAATCGATGCTGTGATAACTGGAGCAAATGATGTTGGACCTGGACATTTGGCCCATGAAAAATAGATAATGATGGGAGATAACAGAGATGATAGACTGTTGTGATTATAGGCATTGAGAAAGGTATTAAAAAACAGTGGCATAACCGCCGTtgcataatggtaacagtggcaaccattacaAAAAATTTGCATGTAGCGGCCATTACGGGGCtgatataggtttttttttttttttccaaaaaagaaaaaaaggctgtaatggctgttacggcatGTATCATAAGGGTGACGCCATTACGCcaatggctgttacagccaccgttaccgttattgaataccttggcatGGAAGATGTATATTTTGTTGATGTTAGAAGACAGGTTCCTAGAGACGAGATGTTTATGTCATCAATATGGGTTGTTTCTCAAGCAGGCAATTCACTTCtgtaagcagtgttttaaatagtggtagcaTGTTttgtagcgttcaaccctctgtagcgtgtagcataagctacacgatatctctgttttttaatttaaatattggaaaaatatgataaatagtaagaaaaaagcaaaaaatataaaaatgcctaaaagattattcattttttcaagtataagaaTATTCTAGTAACTTATTAATGATTATTTATCAAAAGCTAATCCACATATAAAGTCATAAACCAAATCAAACAATTagcacatcaacaactttctaggcaaatcactttaattaataatgtctaattgaaaccacaagtaaCAACTCACaagaatgaaaagaaataaaaaatccacAAGTCGAGAGTATTAAGTACAATACAGATGTCATCTATACAAAGAGGCGTTTTCGAAAACCCtcttttgaaaccctttttctttttagtttagtTTTAAAGGTTCTTTAGCgtgagtttcacaccaactttaacaaaggatcaccaccattttaagtgaaagtaaacaAAGAAATGTTTGGTTTTAACTTTACCTTTtaaggttatttatttattaattattattttttataatatgaGTTCTAAACTatttttaacaaacaaaactaaaaaaataaaaaataaaataaaaataaatgttctCATCACTTTTCAAAAAACACTAGCACATGCTACGAACGCTACatgctacgtagctgtagcgtatactatgacccctgtagcgtatgctacaggggATTGTAGACAGTAGTAGAATAGGTAGCATTATTGTATAAGGCTGGCCCATGTTGGAAGCCCATTAGGCCCAACATGTACCACACAATTTAGACACGTTAATATCATGTATTGAAGAGAATTAGGGTTGGGGCAGAAAACAATCTTCTCCCATACCCTCTCTTCTAAAAATGCTGCCTCTCCCTcactttcctctttttctttctttgcaaTTCCACGGTTTCAAGTGACATCatctctgattttttatttttcatcaccAATAGTAGCTTGGATTCCCTCTCCAGCATCCCTATCCCTTGGAGCATTTCTTGATTGCTAGTTTGATTGAATAAAGGCCTTCATCTCCTCCATTTTTTTGGCCAAACCAGTTGGGTTCTGCACCGCTGGTGGCTGTTAATGGCACAAGAAGTTGTcgcatcttcttcttctcaggGATCAGTTTGATCCGAAAATTTTCAGGAGATTGCAGTGTTGCTACCATAGTCACAGGATATGATCATTGTTAGAAACAAAtctagtagttttttttttttttaatgagagaaaaaaaaatgagagagaaaaaaactGGCTGCTACACTGTTGTCTTCATCATCGCTGGGAAGCGCCGCTATATATGGTATTGGCGACGTCTGCTACATCATCCATTTTTGGTGCGGATCATCAGTGCCCCGCTATATGGCCCCACCGTTTGTTGCACAACTAGTGATGCAGGGTTTGTTCATCATCTTTCCTTTGAAGATCTGTGTATGGTAAGTGGCCCATCAGTTTGCTGGAATCATTGCTGTCATATTTTTACAAGCGTCGTCGCTCTCATCACTTCTTAGATCAGCATTGTAATTGCTTTGATTATGATGCTTTGGTCAGCATTATGGCCTTTTTTTCTTGGTAGATGGTGTGGCTGAAGAACAACGTTAATACCAAAAATAGATCTGGGAGTTAATAGAGACATGTATTATAAGGACAATATTATTGGCCCATCTTTGGATCTGGTGCATCTATTCATACATTAGTTTGGATGTGTATTACATGGCCAAGGACAACACGCAGTCAGATTTGATTGGACATCTGTATTGCAACTGCTGTAGTTTGAGGTCCACTTGTTTGCTGATGGTCAGATCTCACGTTCATATGCTGCACTCCTTACCTTGTTCGATAAATTTCTCGGACTAATCGAATCTGATTTGCTCGTGCCCTTGATCATTGGTGGGCCAGCACCTTTGGTCGCTAGAACTCTTGCTGGATGATTACTGATATGCTGATTGGTAATATTTGTTCCTCCATTCTTAATATCTTAGATTGTCTTTGTTAGATTGCTGATGGTTTCTAAGGTTGAAGAAAAATACAAAAGCCTG
This window encodes:
- the LOC131242646 gene encoding E3 ubiquitin-protein ligase RGLG3 isoform X4 produces the protein MDRKSLHAIGGTPNPYEQAISIIGRTLSAFDEDNMIPCFGFGDASTHDQYVFSFYPDHRYCRGFEEALARYREIIPHLKLSGPTSFAPVITASIDIVERSNWQYHVLVIIADGQVTRNLDVRPGNFSPQEQATINSIVAASQFPLSIILVGVGDGPWDAMQHFDDNLPQRAFDNFQFVNFTKIMSENKDMSKKETAFALSALMEIPFQYRATQTLQFQGKRRGMLPGPGPRPPPHEVIDHDNAGSTIPHMTNFESTSHNTSTEQVCPICLTNPKDMAFGCGHLTCKDCAASLSTCPICRKPITTRLRLYS
- the LOC131242646 gene encoding E3 ubiquitin-protein ligase RGLG3 isoform X2; its protein translation is MDPSYQYQSMRHSRYIADNFSSLDEVISALRESGLESSNLILAIDFTKSNEWTGRHSFNRKSLHAIGGTPNPYEQAISIIGRTLSAFDEDNMIPCFGFGDASTHDQYVFSFYPDHRYCRGFEEALARYREIIPHLKLSGPTSFAPVITASIDIVERSNWQYHVLVIIADGQVTRNLDVRPGNFSPQEQATINSIVAASQFPLSIILVGVGDGPWDAMQHFDDNLPQRAFDNFQFVNFTKIMSENKDMSKKETAFALSALMEIPFQYRATQTLQFQGKRRGMLPGPGPRPPPHEVIDHDNAGSTIPHMTNFESTSHNTSTEQVCPICLTNPKDMAFGCGHLTCKDCAASLSTCPICRKPITTRLRLYS
- the LOC131242646 gene encoding E3 ubiquitin-protein ligase RGLG3 isoform X5, which translates into the protein MIPCFGFGDASTHDQYVFSFYPDHRYCRGFEEALARYREIIPHLKLSGPTSFAPVITASIDIVERSNWQYHVLVIIADGQVTRNLDVRPGNFSPQEQATINSIVAASQFPLSIILVGVGDGPWDAMQHFDDNLPQRAFDNFQFVNFTKIMSENKDMSKKETAFALSALMEIPFQYRATQTLQFQGKRRGMLPGPGPRPPPHEVIDHDNAGSTIPHMTNFESTSHNTSTEQVCPICLTNPKDMAFGCGHLTCKDCAASLSTCPICRKPITTRLRLYS
- the LOC131242646 gene encoding E3 ubiquitin-protein ligase RGLG3 isoform X3, coding for MDRHSFNRKSLHAIGGTPNPYEQAISIIGRTLSAFDEDNMIPCFGFGDASTHDQYVFSFYPDHRYCRGFEEALARYREIIPHLKLSGPTSFAPVITASIDIVERSNWQYHVLVIIADGQVTRNLDVRPGNFSPQEQATINSIVAASQFPLSIILVGVGDGPWDAMQHFDDNLPQRAFDNFQFVNFTKIMSENKDMSKKETAFALSALMEIPFQYRATQTLQFQGKRRGMLPGPGPRPPPHEVIDHDNAGSTIPHMTNFESTSHNTSTEQVCPICLTNPKDMAFGCGHLTCKDCAASLSTCPICRKPITTRLRLYS
- the LOC131242646 gene encoding E3 ubiquitin-protein ligase RGLG3 isoform X1 yields the protein MGNKKFGIHSSPIKYVQQPPFQVGSSMDPSYQYQSMRHSRYIADNFSSLDEVISALRESGLESSNLILAIDFTKSNEWTGRHSFNRKSLHAIGGTPNPYEQAISIIGRTLSAFDEDNMIPCFGFGDASTHDQYVFSFYPDHRYCRGFEEALARYREIIPHLKLSGPTSFAPVITASIDIVERSNWQYHVLVIIADGQVTRNLDVRPGNFSPQEQATINSIVAASQFPLSIILVGVGDGPWDAMQHFDDNLPQRAFDNFQFVNFTKIMSENKDMSKKETAFALSALMEIPFQYRATQTLQFQGKRRGMLPGPGPRPPPHEVIDHDNAGSTIPHMTNFESTSHNTSTEQVCPICLTNPKDMAFGCGHLTCKDCAASLSTCPICRKPITTRLRLYS